The following is a genomic window from Bombus fervidus isolate BK054 chromosome 15, iyBomFerv1, whole genome shotgun sequence.
TGCTTACTTCAATTGTACAAGCTTCTAATTTTTCAAGCGCCATTAGGACGGACCTCGTCCATTTCTTTTGTTCTACATCATCGGaagcatttaaataattttgccaTGCTTCGTTGAGGCAAGCTTCCGCCCATACATAACATTCTTCGTATTGTTGTAGCTGCCATAAGCTATCTAGTAACATGGATAACTGTTGTACTCTATCAACGATATTATCATTTAcggataaaaatttatttccttgTTTTGCGAACTTGAATGTATCCTGTAATATGTAGGCTAGTTCAGCGTATTTTTTTTCGTCATACAGATTTTGTATTTCTCCTAATTTCTGTCCTCTTTGAATAGACTTAAGTTTCTTCTCCACTATTTTAATACTGATGTTAGAATGATATTTACAATTaggcaattttaaataaaccattttgttttgtttcgcCAATTCTTGCATATGACTTAGCAACTAAAAAGATAATATCTGGTTAGGTAAATTAGGAAAAATCTCTTTGTGCTGGAATTGAAGTTACTTACCAATTCTAAAGTTTCAATGACGATGTCTGTGTCTCCTTGGCACAAAAAGATATTAGCTTTGAGCCACAAAACCCTTAGAAATATcagaatattttcttcatttaaaatatccCTCCTAACgcttgtaaaaattatatgcCCCAGTTCCTCAGATGGCATTCCTGTACCAAGTTTATCTAATCTAAAATAGACAATggaattctttaattattttaattggagaagtataataaaacaaatggaATAAAACATACGTTGAAAACGGTACTATGTCTGGTTTATTGCTTAACCATTTATCTGTATGCAGTTCACCAAATAATAAAGTCATTTCAGTATCTAGTTTCAAAATATCATCATCTATATCTTCTTCAAATGGTGATGGATGTGGAATGTGCTCCCtgtagaaaagaagaaatgcaTTTTATTATCTGAGACATGTTTACATAAAAGAGctcacatttatttattatacctcATAAATGTATATGCTTGCAAATATATCTCTAATATTCCTTTAGACCATTCTTGGTTCCATTTGGTGCTTAAAAATTCCGTATATTTTGctataattatcattaaattaCTCTTACTACTATGTTCATTAATGAACATATTTACTTCAGCTATCTCAGATTCTGTACcgaaataattttgttgttgactatagaagaaaaaaaattaattattgcaaAAACTTAGTTGCTCATCCTTAAATAAGACCTACCTTGTTTCAGGACTCGGAGATTTTGAACTGTCAGAACTTTTAACTGTTTCTATagtattactattattttcttgattAGCAAACAATTGATATAAATCCATTGTATCCATAGAATCATCCATATTTTTAGAATGATCATCTTTGGTTAATTTTACTGTATCTGGCCTAAAATATTAacagtttatataatattgattataagttacataaatatagatataaatacatacaataaTGTACTAGGAAATATTCTTCTAAGAGTTTCTTCTAATTGAACATCATCTCTTTCAGCTTCTCTTCTATTCGAACTTCTTACTCTCGCAGAACGTCTCATACTGTTGCAACTCCAAGCCCATTGTTGCAGAAAACATAGAGcacttcttctcctttttttcacCTTTTGTacttcttcctttccttcaatcttttcattcaatttttcttctgcCTTACATTGTACCTTGTCTTCTTTCTTTGAGTCTTTTTCATCATTGGATTTGTTACTATCCTTATCactaatattatcattttgtGCTTCATTGCCAGCATCATCCATTATTTTCTCCAATTGTAATTTATCTCCATTTTCATCTACTTCAAAGTTATTTTGCTCATCtaaatcattttttacttGACTTTGTTCTTCAAATTGTACAGCATCAGTATCTGAAATTCTCAAAAGGTCTTCATCATCTATTATTTGTACATCGCTGGAACATGATTTTTTATCATCTTCTATTTCAATATCCATCATAGATTCAGCACCACCACATTGATTGTCATCAAATATTTCACATGGAGAATTAGCATCATCTATTTCCATCTTCATTGATTTTTCAACCTCATTTTCATTCTCTGTTATGGTATTTTGCAATATTTCCTGATCAGTATTAACATCATTATTTCCCTGAGTATCTCCCTCAGTATGAGTTTTGGCTGTTTCTTCAGAATTATGAACAGTTAGATTAATTCTACTAACAAAACtcaaattattttctgtaaTATATCTATGCATATCCAATAAACATTCTCCTAAGTCTAACCAAGTATAGTTTTTTATGGGTTTTCTTAGTGTTAGATCTGGCAATGGTTTAGGACAGAATTCTACTCTGCATGTTTCTGCCCATCTTCTAGCAATATCCTGTGCTTCTTCTATTAACTTATCTCCTATTTGATGATCATATTGAGTATATAATGGTGGATCTAATTGCCAGTCACTATTGTACAATTTATAGCATTCTTCGAAGCATGGAatgtctttaaatattttatcacgaAAAGCTAAACCTTTTACATAATTGGGATCACGTTCTAATGCCATAGAAATGTACAAAAGACAATTCATATAATCAGGAACTGCATATAAGGCAGTTATCATGTTATCTAAACATGGCCAATGGTTTGCATTGCACTTTAAACCTTGCTTAAATGATGAACATGCCAATTCTAAATTTGAGGTTTTCATAGCTAAGATACCTATTCTATACCATAATGTTACATCTGTATCGTCTAAATTAGCTGCTTCCCAGTAATTTTCTACAGCTTCATCATAGTTTCCCAACATGGCCTGTATAGCCCCGATATTCTtgaaacaagaatattttaacgacAACATTGGCCTAGATCTACCATCAGGTATTTCAGGTTTTTCAACTTCATCCAGCAATTCAGTTTCTAAAagatctttaaaaatattcagtgCATCTTCTTGTTTATTCTCTTTTAATAATACTAAAGCTTTATTATATTCAGTAAGAGCTATTTGTTCCTGAAACAGATATaaacaaatcaaattttttagattttaatgaaacatatgttattaataatgtataataaatcttAGTTTCtctgaagaataaaaattcaaaggaaGCAGATTCAAGAGTTTACATGAATCATACATGACTATTTAACTAAATAATGTGTTTTTCGATTATAAAATGATCTATAAAACAAAACaaccttaaataaaatataattaattatagtaaATTAAGACAGATTATtgtagatatttaattttctaaatagatatataatcTGAATGTTCTctgtgtataattttatataaaatttgaacacCGGTAGAAATTAACCATGTTTCAATAACTGACAAGTTTATAGGTTAAGTTcttaaggaaataaaaagttaataacAGTGTTGATACGTACTTGTGCTTCTTTCGTGATACTCGGTAAATCCTCCTCTTCACTTTCTTCACTGGATTCTTCATTCAACGCCGATATCTTTATCAtctttagaatttttttttacaaattcgatcttacatataaaatatcaacaaATCAAGCACTTCCATTCAATGTCGCCATGTTACTGAAGGTATACAACGTGCTACTTCGTATGTATACATCTCATATAGGCTGTTCAAAAAACAAGCATGTATTTCTTATAACTCGAaggttttttatttattttttaatttctttatagaaattaatttaaattaataatttctttatagaaattaatttaaattaataatttctttatagaaATGTAATTCAGACGCATGTGTATTCTTCACGCGTATATTGCGTCgtttacttaaaattattctttatacaCCCTGTATATGGATTATCTGTGAACCTCGAGATAATTTAATGCACAGGTTTTGCACATATTGTAATGTTAATTCTCATtttatattagtaataatataaataaaataataatattatagttgttttatttgatttatttaacattttgcaATCGTATAAGCTTTTATAAAACTCTACTATGTAAGTTTATCGACATAACATAGCTTTAATCATCTTCtgttttaattatctttatcATTAGAAGTAcgatttaattattcattcgtTTATCCCAATTgtgaaacataaataaaatacattcaaTTTTCATGCGCGAAGTAGAAAATTGTGTTTGAAGGAATCAAATTCTGCAGTTTTTACAAATCAAAAGATACACTCAGGTCATTGAACTGTTGTACTTAATATGCAACAATGTTTATGATTTGGGGTAAGTATTACTAACACacattaacattttattgtaTGTACTCATTTATAagctaataaattttgttattaaaaacttAAACACCGCATGTTTTACACAAaacatcaataaaataatagtactTAAAATCTAACTTATACGCGAATACATACACTGCTAACACATATGAAAGTAGATGTACCTATCTATAAACTAGTGTTTTTCTCGTGTTTAGTAACAAAGTTTGacgaaaaatttaatgtaaaaaaataatctaCATAAAAACACCAGTTTATACAAATGTAGTTATACTATTTCCAACATGTTgagtacatttttattataaattatataaaagtattttattttatggtgAACAGCtactataaatttgtatttacctCTTAGTAGCTTAGTAAGACCACAGACTATtacaacaaattaaataaaaatattagtgTAATAGGCATTGTTGGAATAATAAACGAGGTAAAATACAGCTAATTAtgattacaaatataaaaatcagttTTATAGAAACAGCTTGAGGAATATGGTAGTAATTCTTTGTCCCCAAATATGTATATCCTAACTAATTctacaatatacaataattattattgttggcACTCGTATACTGTAGTACAAATAATAGCTTTTTATTGACGCGAAATGTTGATATTGAATTATAGTTATATAGAACCGAACCTGCTTTCTTAATTGCATTTACATTAACGTTTTGAGCACGCGAAAATAGAGATAAAACTTGTTATAATAACTATGTACATTGTAGGAGACTGGTTCACAAGTGGAGTACAATCCGTAGATACGCAAAATCTCCTTGATTCtgtaattataacaaataagaGTATCATAAGGAGAATTCGCATACCTCCTTACGAAGTATACAAAACTCATTGGCGCAATGGTGAGATATCTCCATATaggataaaaattaataagttcCAATAATGTATCTTTACGTAGTTTTAAGAAGttaatttctctttcataACTTTGTTACCGCAAGCTGTTCATGATTTTCTTTAGATCCCGAAATACAGAGACATTATTGGGCAGCATCTTTTCTTCTACCTGTCGGAACAATTTTCGTTCTTGCTTTGATAGTTATTTTGATGGTAATATTTTGTTCATAGTTTCTCATATATTCATAACAAAATAAtcaattgttataaattatattcataaatgacggttattttaaatttacaattatttcagGTTTTGTTCAAAAGATGTCCACAAATGGTTGCCGTGATTGTCGCAGCGATTCTTGGcgttattattgtatttacgACGGTGATATCAATTAGTCATGCACCGATTTATGCTTGACAATCTCTAATACTATTGTTCCAAATATGtgacataaaattttatcttttatagtATAGATTTTCCTAAAACATTATAGATAAAGACTGGTGTAAAGATAGTTGTATCATCAGCGGAGACAATTACACACACGTCCgcacatattaaatatttttataatatgtatatttttttataatagaaaaacaaagtattactttattaacCACTAATATAAGTACTCTACTTACTACTAGCAATTCTtgttacttaattttatttcgatcatATCCTTTGACACCCTTATCACTTTCTGTTCGTAGCTTTGCAATGCTCCTTGTAATCTTTGATAGctctaaaattaatattaatatttttattaatgtttttGTGAAAAAAATACATGTATACAATAGGAAAATTACGTACCTCGGAAAAGGTAGGATTGTCTTTGACTTCttttaattcatataa
Proteins encoded in this region:
- the LOC139995065 gene encoding uncharacterized protein is translated as MFMIWGDWFTSGVQSVDTQNLLDSVIITNKSIIRRIRIPPYEVYKTHWRNDPEIQRHYWAASFLLPVGTIFVLALIVILMVLFKRCPQMVAVIVAAILGVIIVFTTVISISHAPIYA